A single Anatilimnocola floriformis DNA region contains:
- a CDS encoding formylglycine-generating enzyme family protein, with amino-acid sequence MTRQILFLSIVVFAAPLLAQEEKAAPLEVANSNAKTEAEMKAYTELLEHSDGKIDMVPIKGGKFLMGSPATEKGRKADEGPQHEVQIDPFWMAKCELTWDAYEVWMADLDVFKREVTGVPANARDKAADKYQKTQPTKPYTDMSFGMGKRQYPAICMTQHSARIFCKWLSAKTSRYYRLPTEAEWEYACRAGTTTAYSFGDDPAKLDDYAWYMDNSEEKYQKVGTKKPNPWGLHDMHGNVAEWVLDQHTTDFYGKVTGKPAVNPLAVPLTEYNRVVRGGSWDGDAASLRSAARNASNLDWKQQDPQIPQSIWYLTDALGVGFRVVRPLVEPTAAEEKEKWDKSEPPQIDRIKKPE; translated from the coding sequence ATGACACGCCAGATTCTATTCCTCAGCATTGTCGTTTTTGCCGCTCCGCTTCTTGCACAGGAAGAGAAGGCAGCGCCGCTTGAGGTTGCAAACTCTAACGCCAAAACCGAAGCGGAGATGAAGGCGTACACCGAGTTGCTCGAGCACTCCGACGGCAAGATCGACATGGTGCCGATCAAGGGTGGCAAATTCCTGATGGGAAGCCCTGCGACCGAGAAAGGTCGCAAAGCTGACGAAGGGCCGCAGCACGAAGTGCAGATCGATCCCTTTTGGATGGCCAAGTGCGAACTGACTTGGGATGCCTACGAAGTGTGGATGGCCGATCTCGATGTCTTCAAACGCGAAGTGACCGGCGTACCGGCGAATGCTCGCGACAAGGCGGCTGACAAATATCAAAAGACCCAACCAACCAAGCCCTACACCGACATGAGCTTCGGCATGGGAAAGCGGCAGTACCCGGCGATCTGCATGACGCAGCACTCGGCTCGCATCTTTTGCAAATGGCTGAGCGCCAAGACCAGCCGTTACTATCGCCTGCCGACGGAAGCCGAGTGGGAATATGCTTGCCGCGCTGGAACGACGACGGCTTACTCATTTGGCGATGATCCCGCCAAGCTCGACGACTATGCCTGGTACATGGACAACAGCGAAGAGAAGTATCAAAAGGTCGGCACGAAGAAGCCGAATCCTTGGGGCCTGCACGACATGCATGGCAACGTTGCCGAGTGGGTGCTCGATCAGCACACGACCGATTTCTACGGCAAGGTGACCGGCAAGCCAGCGGTCAATCCGCTCGCCGTGCCACTCACTGAATATAACCGCGTGGTCCGCGGCGGTTCGTGGGATGGCGATGCAGCGTCGCTCCGTTCGGCGGCGCGGAATGCTTCGAATCTCGATTGGAAGCAGCAAGATCCCCAGATTCCGCAGAGCATCTGGTATTTGACCGATGCTCTGGGCGTAGGTTTCCGCGTCGTGCGGCCGCTGGTCGAGCCAACGGCCGCCGAGGAAAAAGAAAAGTGGGACAAGTCGGAACCGCCCCAGATCGACCGGATCAAAAAGCCGGAGTGA
- the pheT gene encoding phenylalanine--tRNA ligase subunit beta, protein MLVSWKWLQEYVALKVTPGELAHKLMMAGLNHESTEEAAGGDFCIDLEITSNRPDCLGHIGVAREAAVLLGESLKTTEPQPKTGGEPLEKSVRIQIDAPELCPRYSGRLLRGVKVKPSPAWLVERLATIDQPAINNVVDVTNYVLMECGQPLHAFDFKKLAGGQIIVRRAKESEQFPAIDHKTYTLTTDMCVIADAERPVALAGVMGGLDTEVSSSTTDVLIEAAQFAPLAVRGASRKLKLHSDSSYRFERGTDPGGVDWASRRACELILQLAGGELAPGVIDLGPRPTTAGPVVLRLSQLKRILGIEIPPTEVERILAALGCAIVKSSATELAALAPSWRRDLTREIDLIEEAARIHGYDKIPEDIGVPMAASHKSDSDRVLQKVRNVFTAAGYDEALTTSVVPEAWSNAFSPWTNAEPLIANQPMLKGADRLRRSIVPSLLEARRLNESVGNDSSQLFETARIYLPLGNSLPNEQWTLAAVSGQDFLTVKGILETLLQRINPECILEAVDFKHPLLLADQACELKLSGKRWGFLGKLSPGGLKQFGLRRDALIAEFDLGALVPLAVLTPQHQKISTFPAIARDLNLVVDEGIRWSQISASVKGAAGERLQAVSYLDTYRAPDKDGAGKKRLLLSVQLRSPQKTLTGEEADQIIERIVTACGEMHGAVLLK, encoded by the coding sequence ATGTTAGTTAGCTGGAAATGGTTGCAAGAATACGTCGCGCTCAAGGTCACGCCAGGTGAGTTGGCTCACAAGCTGATGATGGCGGGGCTCAATCATGAGTCGACCGAGGAGGCGGCCGGCGGCGATTTTTGCATAGATCTCGAGATCACCAGCAATCGCCCCGACTGCCTCGGCCACATTGGCGTGGCTCGCGAAGCTGCCGTACTGCTGGGCGAATCGCTCAAAACAACCGAGCCGCAGCCAAAAACCGGCGGCGAGCCGCTTGAGAAATCGGTGCGCATTCAAATCGACGCGCCGGAGCTTTGCCCGCGCTACTCGGGTCGCTTGCTGCGCGGCGTGAAGGTCAAGCCGAGCCCGGCTTGGTTAGTTGAACGACTGGCCACGATCGATCAACCGGCGATTAACAATGTCGTCGACGTGACGAACTATGTGCTGATGGAATGTGGTCAGCCGTTGCACGCGTTCGATTTCAAAAAGCTCGCCGGCGGACAAATCATCGTCCGACGAGCAAAGGAGAGCGAGCAGTTCCCTGCCATCGATCACAAGACGTACACGCTGACAACCGACATGTGCGTGATCGCCGATGCGGAGCGACCTGTGGCGCTCGCCGGTGTGATGGGTGGACTCGATACCGAAGTTTCGTCGAGCACGACCGACGTGCTGATCGAAGCGGCTCAATTCGCACCGCTGGCAGTGCGCGGCGCTTCGCGCAAGCTGAAACTGCATAGCGATTCGTCATATCGCTTTGAGCGCGGGACGGACCCCGGCGGCGTCGATTGGGCCAGCCGGCGAGCTTGCGAATTGATCCTGCAATTGGCTGGTGGCGAACTGGCTCCCGGCGTGATCGATCTCGGACCGCGGCCCACCACGGCAGGGCCGGTCGTGCTGCGACTGTCGCAGCTCAAGCGGATCCTCGGCATCGAAATTCCGCCAACCGAAGTCGAACGGATCCTCGCCGCGCTCGGCTGCGCGATTGTGAAATCATCGGCCACCGAATTGGCCGCGCTGGCGCCGAGTTGGCGGCGGGATCTGACTCGCGAGATCGATCTCATCGAAGAAGCCGCACGGATTCACGGCTACGACAAAATCCCCGAAGACATCGGCGTGCCGATGGCCGCTTCGCACAAAAGTGACTCCGATCGCGTGCTGCAAAAAGTGCGGAATGTCTTCACGGCGGCTGGCTATGACGAAGCGCTGACAACGAGCGTCGTTCCCGAAGCGTGGTCGAACGCGTTCAGCCCGTGGACGAATGCCGAACCGCTAATCGCCAATCAGCCGATGCTGAAGGGAGCCGATCGGCTTCGCCGCAGCATCGTGCCGAGCCTGCTCGAAGCCCGCCGACTCAATGAATCGGTCGGCAACGACAGCAGCCAATTGTTCGAAACGGCGCGCATCTATCTGCCGCTCGGCAACAGCTTGCCGAACGAGCAATGGACATTGGCCGCCGTCAGTGGACAAGATTTTCTGACCGTGAAGGGCATTCTGGAAACGTTGCTGCAGCGCATCAACCCTGAGTGCATCCTCGAAGCCGTCGATTTCAAACATCCACTGCTCCTCGCCGATCAAGCCTGCGAGTTGAAACTCAGCGGCAAGCGGTGGGGCTTTCTCGGCAAGCTTTCGCCCGGCGGACTGAAGCAATTCGGACTCCGCCGCGATGCGCTCATTGCCGAATTCGATCTCGGCGCGCTCGTGCCGCTGGCGGTCCTCACGCCGCAGCATCAAAAGATCAGCACGTTCCCCGCCATCGCCCGCGACCTTAACCTCGTCGTCGACGAAGGTATCCGCTGGTCGCAGATTTCGGCCTCCGTCAAAGGCGCAGCCGGCGAACGCTTGCAGGCAGTCAGCTATCTCGACACTTACCGCGCTCCCGACAAGGACGGCGCAGGAAAGAAACGTCTGCTGCTGAGCGTGCAACTGCGTTCACCGCAAAAGACCCTGACCGGCGAAGAGGCCGATCAGATCATTGAGCGGATCGTGACCGCTTGCGGCGAGATGCATGGGGCGGTGTTGTTGAAATAA
- the pheS gene encoding phenylalanine--tRNA ligase subunit alpha: MALAEYLTELETLLTDAQSAFAAAKSPEALEAARIEFLGAKSGRLKSAQKGLGQVTGPDKPGAGKRFNEVKQAIEAAFTEIQQKQEAGEIVDPTAARFDITLPGIRPRVGRIHPISQTIDELKDIMGRLGFSIADGPEIEDEWHNFEALNIPLEHPARNPLDNFYLQVAQTTAPHTATTNPTSPCGQLLLRSQTSTVQIRTMETVKPPVRVISLGRVYRPDEADATHFPMFHQMEGLLIDKDVTLADLKSVLRMFATTYLGRDVHVRFRPSFFPFTEPSVEVDMSWGDKWMEFGGAGMVDPNVLRAVGYDPEEVCGFAFGLGIERLCMRRHGIDDIRYLYQNDVRFLGQF; encoded by the coding sequence ATGGCTCTTGCTGAGTATCTGACCGAGCTCGAAACGCTGCTGACCGACGCCCAGTCGGCCTTCGCCGCGGCCAAATCGCCCGAAGCCCTCGAGGCCGCGCGAATCGAATTTCTCGGCGCGAAGAGTGGCCGACTGAAGTCGGCCCAAAAAGGTTTGGGCCAAGTAACCGGTCCCGATAAACCCGGCGCCGGCAAACGCTTCAACGAAGTGAAGCAAGCCATCGAAGCGGCTTTCACCGAGATTCAACAAAAGCAAGAAGCGGGCGAAATCGTCGATCCCACGGCAGCGCGGTTCGACATCACACTCCCCGGCATTCGGCCGCGGGTCGGCCGGATTCATCCGATCTCGCAAACGATCGACGAACTTAAAGACATCATGGGCCGGCTCGGCTTCTCGATTGCCGATGGGCCTGAGATCGAAGACGAATGGCACAACTTCGAAGCGCTCAATATTCCGCTGGAGCATCCGGCGCGTAACCCGCTCGATAATTTTTATCTGCAAGTCGCTCAAACAACGGCTCCTCACACGGCTACGACTAACCCGACGTCGCCTTGCGGACAACTGTTGCTCCGCAGCCAAACGAGCACGGTGCAGATCCGCACGATGGAAACCGTGAAGCCGCCGGTCCGGGTCATTTCGCTCGGCCGCGTTTATCGCCCCGATGAAGCCGATGCGACGCACTTCCCGATGTTCCATCAGATGGAAGGGCTGCTCATCGACAAAGACGTCACGCTCGCCGATCTGAAGAGCGTGTTGCGAATGTTCGCCACGACCTATCTCGGCCGCGATGTGCATGTGCGATTCCGGCCGTCGTTCTTCCCGTTCACCGAACCGAGCGTGGAGGTGGATATGAGTTGGGGAGACAAATGGATGGAGTTCGGCGGCGCGGGCATGGTCGATCCGAACGTGCTGCGGGCCGTGGGTTACGATCCCGAAGAGGTCTGCGGCTTCGCGTTCGGTCTCGGCATCGAACGCCTCTGCATGCGTCGGCATGGGATCGATGACATTCGTTATCTCTATCAGAACGACGTGCGGTTTTTGGGACAGTTCTAA